CAACGAATCCTCGAAATTGCCGCGGCTCCACGGGAATTCGTACGCGACCTGCTCGATCGCGACGACCTCGTCGAGATCGGCATCCGTCATCGGCGCCAGATAGCGGTCGCTCAGCAGTACGCCCGTCATCCCTTCGCTCCGCCCGTCTGCGCGGCCCGTGCCGCGACGCGCTCGGCGGTGGTCTGCGCGACCTTGTCGCGCACGTACTCCGGCGCGGCCTGATCGGCGGGCACCGCGCGGCCGGCGCGGAAAGCACGCACGGCGGCATGGGCAACTGCCAGCGCGTGCGGCATCGCGTCGGCGTCGATCACGGCCGCGCGCGCCGCAGCCGGCAACTGCGCGCCGAACGCGGCAGCCGCATTGCCCGCGAGCGTAAACGGCGCATCGGGCACGCCGACGGCGCCCGGCGCATCCAGCGAAGCCGGATGCACCGTGTGCCAGTCGCCGGTGCTGTCGTCCCACGCGAAATCCGCCCAGTAGGCTTCGTCCATCCGCGCATCCAGCGCGGCCAACACGCGGGTCGT
This region of Burkholderia contaminans genomic DNA includes:
- the tsaB gene encoding tRNA (adenosine(37)-N6)-threonylcarbamoyltransferase complex dimerization subunit type 1 TsaB, whose amino-acid sequence is MSPMTQTVLLAIDTSTEYCSVALLRSAHADDAVSTPQTWVRHELTGAVSSTRVLPAIQELFAESGLTLADCDAIAFGSGPGSFTGLRTATGITQGLAFGRGLPVVPIGTLLACAEHARLRAPGTTRVLAALDARMDEAYWADFAWDDSTGDWHTVHPASLDAPGAVGVPDAPFTLAGNAAAAFGAQLPAAARAAVIDADAMPHALAVAHAAVRAFRAGRAVPADQAAPEYVRDKVAQTTAERVAARAAQTGGAKG